Proteins encoded within one genomic window of Synechococcus sp. PCC 7335:
- a CDS encoding leucine-rich repeat domain-containing protein, protein MTKDELLRLIDEAAADGRSTLDLAGMGIDELPPEIGKLTKLKTLVLGLWDKQRRRRGNNLQTLPDEIGRLTELRSLFLAYNQFEEIPEVVGRLRKLRSLNLSSNQLSTLPEVVGQLQSLTSLYLRSNQLSTLPEVVGQLQSLTSLDLSSNQLSTLPEVVGQQSLTSLNLRSNQLSTLPEVVGQLQSLTSLDLSSNQLSTLPEVVGQLQSLTSLDLSFNQLSTLPEVVGQLQSLTSLNLSSNQLSTLPEVVGQLQSLTSLDLSSNQLSTLPEVVGQLQSLTSLYLRSNQLSTLPEAVGQLQSLTSLDLSSNQLSTLPEVVGQLQSLTSLNLRSNQLSTLPEVVGQLQSLTSLYLSSNQLSTLPEAVGQLQSLTSLNLSSNQLSTLPEVVGQLQSLTSLDLSSNQLSTLPEVVGQLQSLTSLYLRSNQLSTLPEAVGQLQSLTSLDLSSNQLSTLPEVVGQLQSLTSLNLRSNQLSTLPEAVGQLQSLTSLDLSSNQLSTLPEVVGQLQSLTSLDLRSNQLSTLPEVVGQLQSLTSLDLSSNQLSTLPEVVGQLQSLTSLYLRSNQLSTLPEVIGQLQSLTSLDLSDNQLSELPRQICQLDTLCSLFLGGNFLEQLPAELSRLLHLEKLSLGSASLIFDSYYHNVLRAFGASKQGNKLTHISDCLFSLPSLEVLDLSFNQLSRVDSKIQSLEKLKQIDLRGNPLPIPPEILGGNRAGAQPGEIAKIFSFYFQLQAEEGSVPLYEAKLILVGEGGAGKTSLAKKVDNSDYELPKDEKSTEGIDVIRWDFSLSDGDTFRVNIWDFGGQEIYHATHQFFLTKRSLYLLVADTRAENTDFYYWLKIVELLTDSSPVLIIKNEKQDRQCEIDEGLFKSQFNNLKDSFSTNLKDNRGLDKIKDAIRYHISTLPHVGNPLPKIWVRVRAALENYSQNCNTITVEQYCDLCRQNGFIDKAQMLFLSSYLHDLGVCLHFQDDKLLKRTVILKPEWATTAVYKVADSDTVRKNKGRFTEADTAEIWSDSQYSDLRDELLQLMMRFKLAYELPNSPGNYIAPQLLPVSKPQYDWNSTDNLILRYRYDFMPKGILTRFIVETHPLIEDQNHVWKNGVVLADKWAKAEVIENYPQKEIQVRVSGGNRKPLLEKIRYELWKIHESYERLQYKELIPCNCTECQSSHNESEFYSYDLLQRYIAKRRYTIECRASIEQVDVRRLISDITDQAVRDDIAAADNYFDNRVIHNTVNQYADGDNFAGNKAEGDSIDTQINR, encoded by the coding sequence GTGACGAAAGACGAATTGCTCAGGCTAATTGACGAGGCGGCGGCGGATGGACGGTCGACGCTGGATTTGGCAGGGATGGGAATTGATGAGCTGCCGCCGGAGATTGGTAAGCTGACGAAGTTGAAAACTTTAGTACTAGGACTGTGGGATAAGCAGCGGAGACGTCGTGGAAACAACTTACAGACTTTGCCGGATGAGATTGGGCGGTTGACAGAGTTGCGATCACTCTTTCTTGCCTACAACCAGTTTGAAGAGATACCGGAGGTTGTTGGTAGGTTGAGGAAGTTGCGATCGCTCAACCTGAGTTCCAATCAGCTGAGCACTTTGCCAGAAGTGGTCGGTCAGCTACAAAGCTTGACTTCGCTCTACCTGCGTTCCAATCAGCTAAGCACTTTGCCAGAAGTGGTCGGTCAGCTACAAAGCTTGACTTCACTCGACCTGAGTTCCAATCAGCTAAGCACTTTGCCAGAAGTGGTCGGTCAGCAAAGTTTGACTTCGCTCAACCTGCGTTCCAATCAACTGAGCACTTTGCCAGAAGTGGTCGGTCAGCTACAAAGCTTGACTTCACTCGATCTGAGTTCCAATCAACTGAGCACTTTGCCAGAAGTCGTCGGTCAGCTACAAAGTTTGACTTCACTCGACCTGAGTTTCAATCAACTGAGCACTTTGCCAGAAGTGGTCGGTCAGCTACAAAGTTTGACTTCGCTCAACCTGAGTTCTAATCAGCTGAGCACTTTGCCAGAAGTGGTCGGTCAGCTACAAAGCTTGACTTCGCTCGACCTGAGTTCTAATCAGCTGAGCACTTTGCCAGAAGTGGTCGGTCAGCTACAAAGCTTGACTTCGCTCTACCTGCGTTCCAATCAGCTAAGCACTTTGCCAGAAGCTGTCGGTCAGCTACAAAGCTTGACTTCACTCGACCTGAGTTCTAATCAGCTAAGCACTTTGCCAGAAGTTGTTGGTCAGCTACAAAGTTTGACTTCGCTCAACCTGCGTTCCAATCAACTGAGCACTTTGCCAGAAGTGGTCGGTCAGCTACAAAGTTTGACTTCGCTCTACCTGAGTTCCAATCAACTGAGCACTTTGCCAGAAGCTGTTGGTCAGCTACAAAGTTTGACTTCGCTCAACCTGAGTTCTAATCAGCTGAGCACTTTGCCAGAAGTTGTCGGTCAGCTACAAAGCTTGACTTCGCTCGACCTGAGTTCTAATCAGCTGAGCACTTTGCCAGAAGTGGTCGGTCAGCTACAAAGCTTGACTTCGCTCTACCTGCGTTCCAATCAGCTAAGCACTTTGCCAGAAGCTGTCGGTCAGCTACAAAGCTTGACTTCACTCGACCTGAGTTCTAATCAGCTAAGCACTTTGCCAGAAGTTGTTGGTCAGCTACAAAGTTTGACTTCGCTCAACCTGCGTTCCAATCAACTGAGCACTTTGCCAGAAGCTGTCGGTCAGCTACAAAGCTTGACTTCACTCGACCTGAGTTCTAATCAGCTAAGCACTTTGCCAGAAGTTGTTGGTCAGCTACAAAGTTTGACTTCGCTCGACCTGCGTTCCAATCAGCTAAGCACTTTGCCAGAAGTTGTCGGTCAGCTACAAAGCTTGACTTCGCTCGATCTGAGTTCCAATCAGCTAAGCACTTTGCCAGAAGTCGTCGGTCAGCTACAAAGTTTGACTTCGCTCTACCTGCGTTCTAATCAGCTGAGCACTTTGCCAGAAGTCATTGGTCAGCTACAAAGCTTGACTTCGCTCGATCTAAGTGATAACCAGTTGAGTGAGTTACCACGTCAGATATGTCAACTAGACACCCTTTGCTCTCTATTTCTAGGAGGAAACTTTCTAGAACAGTTACCCGCAGAACTGAGCCGACTGCTTCATCTTGAGAAACTATCTCTAGGCAGCGCTAGCCTTATTTTCGATAGCTATTACCATAATGTTCTCAGAGCGTTCGGTGCTTCGAAGCAAGGAAACAAACTTACACATATTTCTGATTGCCTCTTCTCTTTACCTAGCTTAGAAGTTCTAGATTTGAGCTTCAATCAGCTATCTCGCGTAGACTCAAAGATTCAAAGTTTAGAAAAGCTTAAACAGATTGACCTGCGGGGAAATCCTTTGCCTATTCCGCCTGAGATTCTTGGCGGCAACCGAGCAGGAGCACAGCCAGGTGAAATTGCCAAAATCTTCAGCTTTTATTTTCAACTACAGGCTGAGGAGGGTTCTGTTCCATTGTACGAAGCCAAACTCATCCTTGTTGGAGAAGGCGGTGCAGGTAAAACCTCCCTCGCCAAAAAGGTAGACAATTCAGACTACGAGCTCCCAAAAGACGAAAAATCCACCGAAGGCATCGACGTTATTCGTTGGGACTTTTCCCTCTCCGATGGCGACACTTTCCGCGTCAATATTTGGGACTTCGGTGGCCAAGAAATCTACCACGCTACTCACCAGTTCTTCCTCACCAAACGCTCCCTCTATCTCCTCGTCGCCGATACCCGCGCCGAAAACACCGACTTCTACTACTGGCTAAAAATTGTCGAACTTCTTACCGACAGCAGCCCCGTCCTAATTATCAAAAACGAAAAGCAAGATCGCCAGTGCGAGATTGACGAAGGATTGTTCAAAAGCCAGTTCAACAATCTAAAAGACAGCTTTTCCACAAATCTAAAGGATAATCGCGGCCTAGATAAAATCAAAGACGCCATCCGCTACCATATCAGCACTCTCCCCCACGTTGGCAATCCCCTGCCGAAAATCTGGGTCCGCGTCCGCGCTGCCCTAGAAAACTACTCCCAAAACTGCAACACCATCACAGTCGAACAATACTGCGACCTCTGCCGCCAAAACGGCTTCATCGACAAAGCCCAAATGCTGTTCCTCAGCAGCTACCTTCACGATCTTGGTGTCTGCCTTCACTTCCAAGACGACAAACTCCTCAAACGCACCGTCATCCTCAAACCCGAATGGGCCACTACCGCCGTCTACAAAGTTGCCGACAGCGACACCGTCCGTAAAAACAAAGGCCGCTTCACCGAAGCTGATACCGCCGAAATCTGGTCTGATAGCCAATACTCAGATCTACGCGATGAACTTCTCCAACTGATGATGCGATTCAAACTCGCTTACGAGCTGCCGAATAGCCCAGGTAACTACATTGCTCCTCAGCTTCTCCCCGTCAGCAAACCGCAATACGACTGGAATTCCACAGACAACCTTATCCTTCGCTACCGCTACGACTTTATGCCCAAAGGCATCCTCACCCGCTTCATTGTCGAAACCCATCCCTTAATCGAAGATCAAAACCACGTTTGGAAAAATGGCGTTGTCCTCGCTGACAAATGGGCCAAAGCTGAGGTGATAGAAAACTATCCCCAAAAGGAGATCCAAGTTCGCGTTAGCGGCGGCAACAGAAAGCCGCTACTAGAAAAGATTCGCTATGAACTTTGGAAAATTCATGAATCTTATGAGCGCCTGCAGTACAAAGAACTCATTCCCTGCAACTGCACCGAATGCCAGAGCAGCCATAACGAGTCAGAATTCTATTCTTATGATCTGCTACAAAGATACATTGCCAAGCGCCGCTACACCATCGAATGCCGCGCCAGCATAGAGCAAGTAGATGTTCGCCGTCTCATTAGCGACATCACCGACCAGGCAGTCCGCGACGACATTGCTGCCGCTGACAACTATTTCGACAATCGAGTCATCCACAACACTGTCAACCAATATGCAGACGGCGACAATTTTGCAGGCAA